In the genome of Streptomyces collinus, one region contains:
- a CDS encoding ATP-binding protein: MSIWWSLHLRREAASVPLARRLLIGTMETAGVDPDISYDLSVALSEACANAVEHGGDTGRGPGSEAYRVTAYLDGEKCRIEVADAGPGFPTASAGRSRPPIRPAHSDAENGRGLCLIEELADHVHIGNKPGRGGAVVSFDKVLKWRSDAPLMAV, translated from the coding sequence ATGAGCATCTGGTGGTCACTCCATCTGCGGCGCGAAGCTGCGAGCGTGCCGCTCGCCCGCCGCCTGCTGATCGGCACGATGGAGACCGCGGGCGTCGACCCCGACATCTCCTACGACCTCTCCGTCGCCCTGAGCGAGGCGTGCGCGAACGCCGTGGAGCACGGCGGGGACACGGGGCGTGGCCCCGGTTCGGAGGCGTACCGGGTCACCGCGTATCTCGACGGCGAGAAGTGCCGGATCGAGGTCGCCGACGCGGGCCCGGGGTTCCCCACGGCTTCCGCCGGGCGGTCCCGTCCGCCGATCCGCCCCGCGCACTCCGACGCGGAGAACGGCAGGGGGCTGTGTCTCATCGAGGAGCTCGCCGATCACGTCCACATCGGCAACAAGCCGGGCCGGGGCGGAGCCGTGGTGAGCTTCGACAAGGTCCTGAAGTGGCGTTCCGACGCACCGCTGATGGCTGTCTGA
- a CDS encoding YcnI family copper-binding membrane protein produces the protein MKASRIAAAGAAAGIAVLALSAPAFAHVTVQPEGTAAKGGYAVVNFKVPNERDDASTTKLEVNFPTDHPLASVMPEPLPGWKIEVTKSRLDKPLEMHGEKITEAVTKVTWTADGKGIEPGYFEKFPLSVGQLPEDTDQLVFKALQTYSNKEVVRWIEVPQKGKEEPDNPAPVLELSAASEDGHHGSAADEDSDAKSAEKASAHTAASDSASSDGTDTTARVLGIVGIVVGAAGVAYGVLAGRRRTTA, from the coding sequence ATGAAGGCTTCCCGTATCGCCGCGGCCGGTGCCGCCGCCGGTATCGCCGTCCTCGCCCTGTCCGCCCCGGCCTTCGCGCACGTCACCGTGCAGCCCGAGGGCACGGCCGCCAAGGGCGGCTACGCGGTCGTGAACTTCAAGGTCCCCAACGAGCGTGACGACGCCTCGACCACCAAGCTCGAGGTCAACTTCCCGACCGACCACCCGCTGGCCTCCGTCATGCCGGAGCCCCTGCCCGGCTGGAAGATCGAGGTCACCAAGTCCAGGCTGGACAAGCCGCTGGAGATGCACGGCGAGAAGATCACCGAGGCCGTCACCAAGGTCACCTGGACCGCCGACGGCAAGGGCATCGAGCCCGGCTACTTCGAGAAGTTCCCGCTCTCCGTCGGCCAGCTGCCCGAGGACACCGACCAGCTGGTCTTCAAGGCCCTGCAGACGTACTCCAACAAGGAGGTCGTCCGCTGGATCGAGGTGCCGCAGAAGGGCAAGGAGGAGCCCGACAACCCGGCCCCGGTGCTGGAGCTGTCCGCGGCCTCCGAGGACGGGCACCACGGCTCGGCGGCCGACGAGGACTCCGACGCCAAGTCGGCCGAGAAGGCCTCCGCGCACACCGCCGCCTCCGACTCCGCCTCCTCCGACGGCACCGACACCACCGCCCGCGTCCTGGGCATCGTCGGCATCGTGGTCGGCGCGGCCGGTGTCGCCTACGGCGTACTCGCCGGGCGTCGGCGCACCACCGCCTGA